In the [Clostridium] colinum genome, one interval contains:
- the mreC gene encoding rod shape-determining protein MreC has product MKIIVKNKQIFIGFFIILCILLGLFSFNRINPTLFERTFGFVITPIQNVITSSTNWIEKKINTFSNINKLENENEELKIELELKNQELNRLKQLERENEKLSELLDASSRYGEYSTITCNIIARDPGNWYETFTIDKGSSSGIKKNMVVLAFGGLVGKVEDVGENYAKVSSIINGTYSVSSKTLRTDDEGFIKGDISNKGMLKMDYIDKDAEIKEGDEIVTSHLSDIYPAGITIGYVTSVSLDSNNKLSKTATIKPAVDFKHLEKVLVIDKDKK; this is encoded by the coding sequence TTGAAAATTATTGTAAAAAATAAACAAATATTTATAGGTTTTTTTATAATTCTATGTATTTTATTAGGTTTATTTTCTTTTAATAGAATAAATCCTACACTATTTGAACGTACTTTTGGTTTTGTTATAACACCTATACAAAATGTTATAACTTCATCAACAAACTGGATTGAAAAAAAAATAAACACATTTTCCAACATTAATAAATTAGAAAATGAAAATGAAGAACTAAAAATTGAACTAGAACTAAAAAATCAAGAACTAAATCGTCTAAAACAACTAGAAAGAGAAAATGAAAAACTCTCAGAGCTTTTAGATGCCTCTTCTAGATATGGTGAGTATTCTACCATTACTTGTAATATAATAGCTAGAGACCCTGGCAACTGGTATGAAACTTTTACAATAGATAAAGGTTCTAGTAGTGGTATTAAAAAAAATATGGTTGTATTAGCTTTTGGTGGTCTTGTTGGAAAAGTAGAAGATGTTGGAGAAAACTATGCTAAAGTTAGTTCTATAATAAATGGTACTTATTCTGTTAGTTCAAAAACTTTAAGAACAGATGATGAAGGATTTATAAAAGGTGATATATCAAATAAAGGTATGCTAAAAATGGACTATATAGATAAAGATGCTGAAATTAAAGAAGGAGACGAAATAGTTACTTCTCATTTAAGTGATATATATCCTGCTGGTATAACAATAGGCTATGTTACAAGCGTATCTTTAGATAGTAATAATAAACTATCTAAAACTGCAACAATAAAACCTGCCGTAGATTTTAAACATCTTGAAAAAGTTTTAGTTATTGATAAAGATAAAAAATAA
- a CDS encoding DUF445 family protein produces MINNFVSPILGAIIGYFTNWLAIKMLFLPYEPKYIGKFKIPFTPGLIPKERKKISKKIANITAEKILDKHTIEENLFSTENKEKMYILLERNLDKLREKNYTLDDILQNIYGDKKEKILDEIEQFFLSKINQFIFDEKNKKILTEVITNKIYENIKNKDIKENIKNIIIEYINKQDIKENIGNKKLSDIISKEEISNIKINIIENVPKICEYICYNIENNKEWEQKLSVFIKNIIADNVGTFTGLFLNPDKIYMSIKKNIIIYLKNKENQNILAVKIFEVLSAYQDKTLFEIYKNLPEKTKNIIKEHYNNTNLTKYVDNLKIFDSINDIIDNNINTFIEKLLSDNILKNIYEIIENYIKNNKNKIYNIKINIILDKICIEKFKDDIFNLIQKFIDKERNNILNNISISDIIENKINSFDVKTLENLVVSVARKELNAITIIGGILGFIIGFIPIILK; encoded by the coding sequence ATGATAAATAATTTTGTTTCACCAATATTAGGAGCTATAATAGGATATTTTACTAATTGGCTTGCTATAAAAATGTTATTTTTACCTTATGAACCAAAGTATATAGGAAAGTTTAAAATACCTTTTACACCAGGCCTTATACCTAAAGAGCGTAAAAAAATATCAAAAAAAATAGCTAATATTACCGCTGAAAAAATATTGGATAAACATACAATAGAAGAAAATTTATTTTCCACAGAAAATAAAGAAAAAATGTATATTTTATTAGAACGAAATTTGGATAAATTAAGAGAAAAAAATTATACACTAGATGATATATTACAAAATATATATGGAGATAAAAAAGAGAAAATTTTAGATGAAATAGAACAGTTTTTTTTATCTAAAATAAATCAATTTATATTTGATGAAAAAAATAAAAAAATTTTGACTGAGGTTATTACAAATAAAATATATGAAAACATTAAAAATAAAGACATAAAAGAAAATATAAAAAATATTATTATAGAATATATAAATAAGCAAGATATAAAAGAAAATATAGGCAATAAAAAGCTTTCAGACATAATAAGTAAAGAAGAAATATCAAATATAAAAATTAATATAATTGAAAATGTGCCTAAAATATGTGAATATATATGCTATAATATAGAAAACAACAAAGAATGGGAACAAAAATTAAGTGTTTTTATAAAAAATATAATAGCAGATAATGTAGGAACTTTTACTGGTTTATTTTTAAACCCCGATAAAATTTATATGAGTATTAAGAAAAATATAATTATTTATTTAAAAAATAAAGAAAACCAAAATATATTAGCTGTTAAAATATTTGAAGTTTTATCGGCATATCAAGATAAAACATTATTTGAAATATATAAAAACTTACCAGAAAAAACAAAAAATATAATAAAAGAACATTATAATAATACAAATTTAACAAAATATGTAGATAACTTAAAAATATTTGATAGTATTAATGATATTATAGATAATAATATTAATACTTTTATTGAAAAATTATTATCGGATAATATATTAAAAAATATTTATGAAATAATAGAAAATTATATAAAAAATAATAAGAATAAAATATATAATATCAAGATAAATATTATATTAGATAAAATATGTATAGAAAAATTTAAAGACGATATATTTAATTTAATACAAAAATTTATTGACAAAGAAAGAAATAATATATTAAATAATATATCAATATCAGATATTATAGAAAATAAAATAAATAGTTTTGATGTGAAAACTTTAGAAAATTTAGTAGTATCTGTTGCAAGAAAAGAGCTTAATGCTAT
- a CDS encoding stage III sporulation protein AE — translation MKKIILIIICILGFYKPAYANEHLSEALNNLEIEQYDTIINENIYKSDFKFSQVVKNILSGKGLDFNISDIINYLIKTIFEEIFTNSKIIKNVILIAFLSAFFKILTESFKNQSVAEIGFYTTYMVIAMLLTTSFNIVVEILYSTIDSISNIINGIMPMLIGLLFMSGASTSATIFSSFILTSLSILSFFMKNMFIPLIASTAILNIINYITPKEVLNKLIDFLKWLINFSLRGLAIGLGFIISIQRIGAPVLNGAINKTAKTFISFVPVVGDAITGAVDSIMHFVGLLKSGIGIGILIAILICSIVPIIKLIGIILIYKITAVLIEPISDRRITSCVDAMGEYAKLVLSGLIIFLILFIFFIAITLTVTG, via the coding sequence ATGAAAAAGATTATACTTATTATAATATGTATTTTAGGATTTTATAAACCAGCTTATGCAAATGAACATTTATCTGAAGCACTTAATAATTTAGAAATAGAACAATATGACACAATAATAAACGAAAATATTTATAAAAGTGATTTTAAATTTTCACAAGTAGTTAAAAATATTCTATCGGGAAAAGGGTTAGATTTTAATATTTCAGATATAATTAATTATTTGATAAAAACAATTTTTGAAGAAATATTTACAAATTCTAAAATAATAAAAAATGTAATATTAATAGCATTTTTATCGGCTTTTTTTAAAATATTAACAGAAAGTTTTAAAAATCAGAGCGTTGCAGAAATAGGATTTTATACAACATATATGGTTATAGCAATGCTTTTAACAACTAGTTTTAATATAGTTGTGGAAATATTATATAGCACGATAGATAGTATATCAAACATTATAAATGGAATAATGCCAATGTTAATTGGACTTTTATTTATGTCGGGAGCCTCTACTAGTGCTACAATATTTAGTAGTTTTATATTAACATCATTATCTATATTATCATTTTTTATGAAAAATATGTTTATACCTTTAATAGCTAGTACAGCTATTTTAAATATTATAAATTATATTACACCAAAGGAAGTTTTAAATAAATTAATAGATTTTTTAAAATGGCTTATAAATTTTTCTTTAAGAGGACTAGCTATTGGGCTTGGATTTATAATATCTATACAGAGAATAGGTGCTCCTGTTTTAAATGGTGCTATAAATAAAACAGCAAAAACATTTATAAGTTTTGTTCCTGTTGTAGGAGATGCTATAACAGGGGCAGTTGATAGCATTATGCATTTTGTAGGGCTTTTAAAAAGTGGTATAGGCATAGGAATATTAATAGCAATACTTATTTGCTCCATTGTTCCAATAATAAAACTAATAGGTATAATACTTATATATAAAATAACAGCAGTATTAATAGAACCTATAAGTGATAGGAGAATAACATCTTGTGTTGATGCAATGGGAGAATATGCAAAATTAGTTTTGTCTGGATTAATAATATTTTTAATATTATTTATATTTTTTATAGCTATCACACTTACGGTAACAGGATAA
- a CDS encoding rod shape-determining protein, giving the protein MLSVTKDMGIDLGTANTLVFVRGKGIIVNEPSVVAINTLTRQVLAVGDEAKKMIGRTPGSIQAIRPMKDGVIADFEVTQEMLKYFIGKAYNKSFFSSKPRIVICVPSGVTEVEKRAVIEAAMAAGAKEKNAYLIEEPMAAAIGAGLPVGEPSGNMVVDIGGGTSEVAVISLGGIVTSKSIRVAGDVFDSYIVNYIKKEYNLAIGERSAENIKVTIGCAYLGDEQTKMDIRGRDLVTGLPKTITITAKEIQDALTEPVYSMIDAIKSTLEKTPPELASDIMETGIYLTGGGALLKGLDILISQETGMPVHIADEPLNCVALGTGMVLEQIDTLKNVLISSQRLRMN; this is encoded by the coding sequence ATGTTATCAGTGACAAAGGATATGGGAATAGATTTAGGTACTGCTAATACACTCGTTTTTGTTAGAGGAAAAGGTATTATTGTAAACGAACCTTCAGTTGTAGCTATAAATACACTAACAAGGCAAGTTTTAGCCGTTGGTGATGAGGCTAAAAAAATGATAGGACGTACACCTGGGTCGATACAAGCTATTAGACCTATGAAAGACGGTGTTATTGCAGATTTTGAAGTTACTCAAGAAATGTTAAAATATTTTATAGGAAAAGCATATAATAAATCATTTTTTTCTAGTAAACCAAGAATAGTTATATGTGTGCCTTCTGGTGTTACAGAAGTTGAAAAACGTGCTGTTATAGAGGCTGCTATGGCTGCTGGAGCTAAAGAAAAAAATGCGTACCTTATTGAAGAGCCTATGGCTGCTGCAATAGGTGCTGGTCTTCCTGTTGGAGAACCTTCTGGTAATATGGTTGTAGACATTGGTGGTGGAACAAGCGAAGTAGCTGTTATTTCTCTTGGTGGTATTGTTACTAGCAAATCAATAAGAGTAGCTGGAGATGTGTTTGATTCTTATATAGTAAACTATATTAAAAAAGAATATAATCTTGCAATAGGCGAAAGAAGTGCTGAAAATATAAAAGTAACTATTGGATGTGCATATCTTGGTGATGAACAAACAAAAATGGACATAAGAGGTCGTGATTTAGTAACAGGCCTTCCTAAAACAATTACTATAACAGCTAAAGAAATACAAGATGCTTTAACTGAACCTGTTTATTCTATGATAGATGCAATAAAATCTACTTTAGAAAAAACTCCACCAGAGCTTGCTTCTGATATAATGGAAACGGGTATATATTTAACTGGTGGTGGTGCTTTATTAAAAGGCTTAGATATACTAATCTCTCAAGAAACTGGTATGCCTGTTCATATAGCAGATGAACCTTTAAATTGTGTTGCTTTAGGTACTGGTATGGTTTTAGAACAAATTGATACTTTAAAAAATGTTCTTATATCATCTCAAAGGTTAAGAATGAACTAA
- the tnpA gene encoding IS200/IS605 family transposase produces the protein MKDINSLSHSKWRCKYHIVFAPKYRRQEIYGKIKADIGKILRMLCERKGVKIIEAEACKDHIHMLVEIPPHLSVSQFMGYLKSKSSLMIFDRHANLKYKYGNRHFWCRGYYVDTVGRNQNAIKEYIKNQLEEDIANDQISLKEYIDPFMGIQSK, from the coding sequence ATGAAAGACATAAATAGTTTATCACATTCTAAATGGAGATGCAAATATCATATAGTATTTGCACCAAAATATAGGAGACAAGAAATATATGGAAAGATAAAAGCAGATATAGGGAAAATATTAAGAATGCTGTGTGAAAGGAAAGGAGTTAAAATAATAGAGGCAGAAGCTTGTAAAGACCATATACATATGTTAGTAGAAATACCACCACATTTAAGTGTATCACAATTTATGGGGTATTTAAAAAGTAAAAGTAGCTTAATGATATTTGATAGGCACGCAAATTTAAAGTATAAATATGGGAATAGGCATTTTTGGTGTAGAGGATATTATGTAGATACAGTAGGTAGAAATCAAAATGCAATAAAAGAATACATAAAAAATCAATTAGAAGAAGATATAGCAAATGACCAAATAAGTTTAAAAGAATATATAGACCCATTTATGGGTATCCAGAGTAAGTAG
- a CDS encoding nucleoside triphosphate pyrophosphatase codes for MKKIILASSSPRRCALLNQMGVNFDIIPSDIDESSFKDLKGSELVKALSIEKAKNIFNKIEKKEKDICIIGCDTIVSINDTILGKPKDKDDAFNMLMLLNNNMHTVFTGLSLIGLKDNVYFEETICSSSNVYFSDFSKEELLKYVNTLEPMDKAGAYGIQGKGGFLVSKIEGDFYSIMGLPINKLYNMLNKYDFLCHKNFTN; via the coding sequence ATGAAAAAAATTATATTAGCTTCATCTTCTCCTAGAAGATGTGCACTATTAAATCAAATGGGTGTAAATTTTGATATAATACCTAGTGATATAGATGAAAGTAGTTTTAAAGATTTAAAAGGTAGTGAGCTTGTTAAAGCTCTTTCAATAGAAAAAGCAAAAAACATTTTTAATAAAATAGAAAAAAAAGAAAAAGATATTTGTATAATTGGCTGTGATACAATAGTTTCTATTAATGATACAATACTTGGAAAACCAAAAGATAAAGATGATGCTTTTAATATGCTTATGCTTTTAAATAATAATATGCATACTGTTTTTACAGGACTTAGTTTAATTGGTTTAAAAGATAATGTTTATTTTGAAGAAACTATTTGTTCTTCTTCAAATGTATATTTTTCTGATTTTTCTAAAGAAGAGTTATTAAAATATGTAAATACCCTAGAACCAATGGATAAAGCTGGTGCTTATGGTATACAAGGTAAAGGTGGATTTTTAGTATCTAAAATAGAAGGAGATTTTTATTCTATTATGGGGCTACCTATAAATAAACTTTATAATATGCTAAATAAATACGATTTTTTGTGTCATAAAAATTTTACAAATTAG
- a CDS encoding DUF4321 domain-containing protein, whose amino-acid sequence MKNTKSSLVFILNVISGLVIGCFIGDMVKEIKYLSWLSYGKTIGLTSPLSINLEIIAIQFSFTIKFTLAGIIGMIISILIYKKLS is encoded by the coding sequence ATGAAAAATACAAAAAGTTCTTTAGTTTTTATACTAAATGTTATATCTGGTTTAGTTATTGGTTGTTTTATAGGTGATATGGTAAAAGAAATAAAATATCTTAGTTGGTTAAGCTATGGAAAAACTATTGGACTAACCTCTCCTTTATCTATAAATTTAGAAATAATCGCTATACAATTTTCTTTTACAATAAAATTTACTTTAGCTGGTATTATAGGTATGATAATATCTATATTAATATATAAAAAGTTGTCTTAA
- the spoIIIAC gene encoding stage III sporulation protein AC — MDVTVIFQIAAVGILVSVLNQVLIRAGREEQAMLTTLAGLVVVLFWVIQYISELFETVQTLFSL, encoded by the coding sequence ATGGATGTTACAGTTATATTTCAAATAGCAGCAGTTGGTATTTTAGTATCTGTTTTAAATCAAGTCCTTATAAGAGCAGGAAGAGAAGAACAAGCTATGCTTACAACATTAGCAGGTTTAGTAGTTGTATTATTCTGGGTTATACAATATATAAGTGAACTTTTTGAAACAGTACAAACATTGTTTAGCCTTTAG
- a CDS encoding stage III sporulation protein AF, translated as MLDYFYDYIKNIILFLVFMSFIQVILPTNKYRSYINLVFGMILVFIMIEPLNLIFDSVKNVEALTIFNEQDFKQNNMINVEKYKNIQNDMVKSAFKENIKSQIKTILKDKYIIKDINLELYENKYEEINIESIYLTLVKNNQNIYIKPFNEDKNLQNAEKQEIDNIKNLISQVYNIKTDNVFITIA; from the coding sequence ATGTTAGATTATTTTTATGATTATATAAAAAATATTATTTTATTTTTAGTATTTATGTCTTTCATACAAGTTATTTTGCCAACTAATAAGTATCGCTCATATATAAACTTAGTTTTTGGAATGATATTAGTATTTATTATGATAGAACCTTTAAATTTAATATTTGATAGTGTTAAAAATGTAGAAGCTTTAACTATATTTAATGAGCAAGATTTTAAACAAAATAATATGATAAATGTTGAAAAGTATAAAAATATACAAAATGACATGGTTAAAAGTGCTTTTAAAGAAAATATAAAATCACAAATAAAAACAATATTAAAAGATAAATACATAATAAAAGATATAAATTTAGAATTATATGAAAATAAATATGAAGAGATAAATATTGAAAGTATATATCTTACATTAGTGAAAAATAATCAAAATATTTATATAAAACCTTTTAATGAAGATAAAAATTTACAAAATGCAGAAAAACAAGAAATAGATAATATAAAAAATTTAATTTCACAAGTTTATAACATAAAAACAGATAATGTATTTATAACAATAGCATAA
- the spoIIIAD gene encoding stage III sporulation protein AD → MDILKICIIAIISVIVILIIKPQMANMSVMIAIISGVIIFMMIIPTLEEVLSSILDIVSMLDIGIEHIGVILKIIGISYICEFSSQICIDAGESAIASKIELAGKILIMFISIPIITRLLGLITSLMP, encoded by the coding sequence ATGGATATTTTAAAAATATGTATAATAGCTATTATATCTGTTATAGTTATTTTAATTATAAAACCTCAAATGGCAAATATGTCTGTTATGATTGCAATAATTAGTGGTGTAATAATATTTATGATGATTATACCAACGCTAGAAGAAGTTTTAAGCTCTATATTAGATATAGTTTCTATGCTTGATATAGGTATAGAGCATATAGGTGTTATATTAAAAATAATAGGTATATCATATATATGTGAATTTTCTTCACAAATATGTATTGATGCAGGAGAAAGCGCTATTGCATCAAAAATTGAATTAGCAGGAAAGATACTTATTATGTTTATATCTATACCTATAATAACAAGGCTATTAGGTTTAATAACAAGCCTTATGCCTTAG
- the spoIIIAA gene encoding stage III sporulation protein AA yields the protein MVIKDKLINYFGKNIKDLLIGIDYKYFEEAEEIRIRLDRGIIFKTFKNEYFILKNKEVSDIFLIDKIYKPTIEDITQTIETMGDYSIYALEQELKNGFLTLKGGFRVGITGKVILEDNSIKTIKNISSINIRIAREVKGCSNHILKYINVPNIKSTMIISPPNCGKTTLLRDIIRNISDYKENVGLIDERSEIAATYMGKIQLDVGKRTDVLDRCPKPEGMLMLLRSMSPSVIAVDEIGSNSDIEAIEKISNSGVKIICTIHAYDIEDIKKKCNIKNILDKKTFERYIVLTRKNGICSVDKIYNEDLINIYSEVN from the coding sequence ATGGTTATAAAGGACAAGCTTATAAACTATTTTGGAAAAAACATAAAAGATTTACTAATTGGAATAGACTATAAATATTTTGAAGAGGCAGAAGAAATAAGAATTAGGCTAGATAGAGGAATAATTTTTAAAACTTTTAAAAATGAATATTTTATATTAAAAAATAAGGAAGTATCAGACATATTTTTAATAGACAAAATTTATAAACCAACAATAGAAGATATAACACAAACAATAGAAACTATGGGAGACTATTCTATATATGCATTAGAGCAGGAGCTAAAAAATGGATTTTTAACTTTAAAAGGTGGATTTAGAGTAGGCATAACAGGAAAAGTAATTTTAGAAGATAATAGTATAAAAACTATAAAAAATATATCATCAATAAATATAAGAATAGCAAGAGAAGTAAAAGGTTGTTCTAACCATATTTTAAAATATATTAATGTACCTAATATAAAATCTACAATGATAATATCTCCGCCCAATTGTGGTAAAACAACTCTTTTAAGAGATATTATAAGAAATATTAGTGACTATAAAGAAAATGTAGGATTAATAGATGAACGTTCTGAAATAGCCGCTACATATATGGGGAAAATACAATTAGATGTAGGTAAAAGAACAGATGTTTTAGATAGATGTCCAAAACCAGAAGGTATGCTTATGCTTTTAAGAAGTATGTCGCCTAGCGTAATAGCGGTAGACGAAATAGGAAGTAATAGTGATATAGAGGCGATAGAAAAAATTTCAAATAGTGGTGTTAAAATTATATGTACTATACACGCTTATGATATAGAAGATATAAAGAAAAAATGCAATATAAAAAATATACTAGATAAAAAGACTTTTGAAAGATATATAGTTTTAACTAGAAAAAATGGAATATGTAGTGTAGATAAAATATATAATGAAGATTTAATAAACATATATAGTGAGGTTAATTAA
- a CDS encoding stage III sporulation protein AB has protein sequence MYIKIFCSIIILMGFSIIGFYYAYKPIYRKNDLLEMKRALLSLSSEIKFFSSLNEAILNIEKNLNKPIQNIFIKFRENMQEKRGEELAFLWEDAIKNGAYETYFVKEDIENICVIGKMIGSLDKNFNIESLNIVIEYINNTVKNIDDEKNKNFKMYQSLGFLSGLMIIVLLI, from the coding sequence ATGTACATAAAAATTTTTTGTAGTATTATTATTTTAATGGGATTTTCCATTATAGGATTTTACTATGCCTATAAACCGATTTATAGAAAAAATGACCTTTTAGAAATGAAAAGAGCGTTATTATCATTATCTTCTGAAATAAAGTTTTTTTCTAGTTTAAATGAGGCTATTTTAAATATTGAAAAAAATTTAAACAAGCCTATACAAAACATTTTTATAAAATTTAGAGAAAATATGCAAGAAAAAAGAGGAGAAGAGCTAGCTTTTTTATGGGAAGATGCCATAAAAAATGGAGCATATGAAACATATTTTGTAAAAGAAGATATAGAAAATATTTGTGTTATAGGTAAAATGATAGGGTCTTTAGATAAAAATTTTAATATAGAAAGTTTAAATATAGTAATAGAATATATAAATAACACAGTAAAAAATATAGATGATGAAAAAAATAAAAATTTTAAGATGTATCAAAGTTTAGGATTTTTATCTGGACTAATGATAATAGTATTATTAATTTAG
- a CDS encoding SpoIIIAH-like family protein, which produces MFAFKRNQVIITALVVMVGAAGYLNYVGNSTETAEVVLTDDGDITGLVPDSDLYGEELVHNKEEKTVDANATASNENEDDAGKAVFVNNSNDTSYFVQAKLEREQARAKQKDILTEMINNSNIEQDKKATAADEMLKIQERIEKETAAEAMIEAKGFKEVYVRIDDETVDVVVNKTELSEAEIAQIEDIIKRKTGATVDKIRISPKK; this is translated from the coding sequence ATGTTTGCATTTAAAAGAAATCAAGTTATAATAACGGCTCTAGTAGTTATGGTAGGGGCAGCAGGATATTTAAACTATGTAGGTAATAGTACAGAAACTGCAGAGGTAGTTTTAACAGATGATGGAGATATAACAGGTCTTGTTCCAGATTCTGATTTATACGGAGAAGAATTAGTACATAATAAAGAAGAAAAAACAGTAGATGCAAACGCAACAGCATCTAATGAAAATGAAGATGATGCAGGAAAAGCAGTTTTTGTAAACAATAGCAACGATACATCATATTTTGTTCAAGCGAAGCTAGAAAGAGAACAAGCAAGAGCTAAACAAAAAGATATTTTAACAGAAATGATTAACAATAGTAACATTGAACAAGATAAAAAAGCAACAGCAGCAGATGAAATGCTTAAAATCCAAGAAAGAATAGAAAAAGAAACAGCAGCAGAGGCTATGATAGAAGCTAAAGGCTTTAAAGAAGTGTATGTTAGAATAGATGATGAAACGGTAGACGTTGTTGTTAATAAAACAGAACTTAGTGAAGCTGAAATTGCACAAATAGAAGATATTATAAAAAGAAAAACAGGGGCTACTGTTGATAAAATAAGAATAAGCCCTAAAAAATAG